From Synoicihabitans lomoniglobus, the proteins below share one genomic window:
- a CDS encoding cation:proton antiporter → MEESHLLHDLGWLMATAAFVSILFRWLKQPAIIGYLAAGLLLGPYVLPHTPIHDSVNLSSLSELGVLFLMFYIGLEFDLGKLRPVAGASILGLVLQTMLMGLIGTTVGQWLGWNPVEGLFLGGILAISSSMVCFNLIGERGDMSRPYAQITAGVLILEDILAIVLLVVLAGVAVSGQLDFTAVGQTTFFVGIFVVAVFMVGKLMAPLAVKLLNKVGNTETLTLFVVGMIFAVSLLAESAHFSLALGSFLAGAIFSRCAISHEIEQITNPLKDFFSALFFVTIGTLIEPAAIWEHFGTILLVTALMVVGKFGACWLGFVLAAVPPAVAVRSSLAKVQIGEFGFVIASLGLSLGVTNPALKAVTTGVAVLSIMFTPTAVNQGERIIALAQRLTPGRVHSAFKIYLDWIEAVRLTLRESSLLRFVKRPLLRVGLDFLLLNALLIVVSFAAQFLGDSAWPPRLLWGAAALAAIPFLVDILRSLDAVTMALSEIALSRPALSFLANGPARELLRLGSFALILFGFITLFLIACAPYFPTGTSLGVFALTIAVLLVLGWRWAVKLQSQLEVAVMSSMADAARSGAREAVQDAIKTMTTQNPWPVELSEVTVPAKSEVVGRTLRQLNLRRETGATVVAVQRSGVTHYDVPPDLPLSPDDTLFLVAERDQLASAARLLRRRRAGEEDAAEAVPHQFSRVMVTAASALCGLTLREAGIRGTYGVTIIGVQRGDDRMTGPSPDECMHDGDLLLVIGPEEGISSLREVLV, encoded by the coding sequence ATGGAAGAATCACACTTGCTGCACGACTTGGGTTGGTTGATGGCGACGGCGGCGTTTGTCTCGATCCTGTTTCGCTGGCTGAAGCAGCCGGCGATCATCGGTTATCTGGCAGCGGGATTGTTGTTGGGCCCCTACGTATTGCCGCATACGCCGATTCACGACTCGGTCAATCTGTCCTCGCTGAGTGAACTGGGCGTGTTGTTCCTGATGTTCTACATCGGGTTGGAGTTTGATCTCGGAAAACTGCGACCGGTGGCCGGGGCATCGATTTTGGGACTGGTGCTGCAGACCATGTTGATGGGGTTGATCGGCACGACGGTGGGCCAGTGGCTGGGCTGGAATCCGGTGGAGGGTTTGTTCCTGGGCGGCATCCTGGCGATCAGCTCGTCGATGGTGTGTTTCAACCTGATCGGGGAGCGCGGGGACATGTCGCGGCCCTATGCGCAGATCACGGCGGGCGTGCTCATTTTGGAGGATATTCTGGCCATCGTGCTCCTCGTGGTGCTGGCCGGTGTGGCGGTGTCGGGGCAGCTCGATTTCACGGCGGTCGGGCAGACGACTTTCTTTGTCGGCATCTTCGTGGTGGCGGTGTTCATGGTCGGCAAACTCATGGCGCCGCTGGCGGTGAAGTTGCTCAACAAAGTCGGCAACACCGAGACCCTCACGCTCTTCGTGGTGGGGATGATTTTTGCGGTGAGCCTGTTGGCGGAAAGCGCGCATTTCTCGCTGGCGTTGGGGAGCTTTCTGGCCGGGGCGATTTTCTCGCGATGTGCGATTTCGCATGAGATCGAGCAGATCACGAATCCGTTGAAGGACTTTTTCTCGGCCTTGTTTTTCGTGACCATCGGCACGTTGATCGAGCCGGCGGCGATCTGGGAACACTTTGGCACGATCCTGCTGGTGACCGCGTTGATGGTGGTCGGCAAGTTTGGCGCGTGCTGGTTGGGGTTTGTGCTCGCGGCGGTGCCGCCGGCGGTGGCGGTGCGGTCGTCGCTGGCCAAGGTGCAGATCGGTGAGTTCGGTTTCGTGATCGCGTCACTGGGCCTGAGTCTGGGCGTGACCAACCCGGCGTTGAAGGCGGTCACCACGGGTGTGGCGGTATTGAGTATCATGTTTACCCCTACGGCGGTGAATCAGGGCGAGCGCATCATCGCGCTGGCGCAGCGGCTCACGCCGGGCCGGGTGCACAGCGCGTTTAAGATCTACCTCGACTGGATCGAAGCGGTGCGTCTCACGTTGCGGGAGAGCAGCTTGCTGCGGTTTGTGAAGCGACCGTTGCTGCGGGTCGGGTTGGATTTTCTGCTGCTCAACGCGTTGCTGATCGTGGTGTCCTTCGCGGCTCAGTTTCTGGGCGATTCCGCGTGGCCCCCGCGCTTGTTGTGGGGCGCGGCGGCCCTGGCGGCGATTCCCTTTCTGGTGGATATTCTGCGCAGTCTCGATGCGGTGACGATGGCGTTGTCGGAGATCGCCCTGTCCCGCCCGGCCTTGTCATTTCTGGCCAACGGGCCGGCGCGGGAGCTACTGCGGCTGGGATCGTTTGCGCTGATTTTGTTTGGGTTCATCACGCTGTTCCTGATCGCGTGCGCGCCGTATTTTCCGACGGGCACTTCGCTGGGGGTGTTTGCCCTCACCATCGCGGTGTTGTTGGTGCTGGGTTGGCGTTGGGCGGTGAAACTGCAGAGCCAGTTGGAAGTCGCGGTGATGTCGTCGATGGCCGATGCCGCCCGCAGTGGAGCGCGCGAAGCGGTGCAGGATGCGATCAAGACCATGACGACGCAGAATCCGTGGCCGGTGGAGTTGTCCGAAGTCACGGTGCCCGCGAAGAGCGAAGTGGTGGGACGGACGTTGCGGCAGCTGAATTTGCGCCGCGAAACCGGGGCGACGGTGGTGGCGGTGCAGCGCAGCGGGGTGACACATTACGACGTGCCGCCGGATTTGCCGCTGTCGCCGGACGACACGTTGTTTTTGGTGGCGGAGCGCGATCAACTCGCGTCGGCCGCCCGGCTCTTGCGTCGGCGTCGCGCGGGAGAGGAAGACGCCGCGGAGGCGGTGCCGCACCAGTTTTCCCGCGTCATGGTCACAGCGGCGTCGGCGTTGTGTGGCCTCACCTTGCGCGAGGCCGGTATTCGTGGAACTTACGGCGTGACCATCATCGGCGTGCAACGGGGGGATGATCGCATGACGGGTCCTTCACCCGACGAGTGCATGCATGATGGCGACCTGTTGCTGGTAATCGGGCCCGAGGAAGGGATCAGCAGCCTGCGTGAGGTGTTGGTGTAG
- a CDS encoding disulfide bond formation protein DsbA, protein MSAAVSVTYYLEVLSSWCHWAEPAWTELKQRYAGRVDFHWRIALMNPADFPVSAAQCDWFYQRSGVHVGSPRKLNSGWFETARAGRYEVADYVAEAGRDFLGNDDDSLRLALSHAAMIAGRKIGDIAVATAVAAEATGLDATDLRAAAESSAVRARVELSTAEFFRHQLNQRPSFIVTNSIGDKVVLSGTWRAAPIVAAIDSLLEDAARYTSHAAHFGSAPGS, encoded by the coding sequence ATGAGTGCTGCGGTATCCGTCACCTACTATCTCGAAGTGCTTTCGTCTTGGTGCCACTGGGCGGAGCCGGCCTGGACCGAACTCAAACAACGCTACGCCGGACGCGTGGATTTCCACTGGCGCATCGCACTGATGAATCCCGCAGACTTCCCCGTCTCGGCCGCCCAATGCGACTGGTTTTATCAACGCAGCGGCGTGCACGTCGGCTCTCCTCGCAAACTCAATTCCGGCTGGTTTGAAACCGCCCGCGCCGGCCGCTACGAGGTCGCCGACTACGTCGCCGAGGCGGGCCGCGATTTCCTGGGCAACGACGACGACTCCCTTCGTCTGGCTCTCTCGCATGCCGCGATGATCGCCGGCCGCAAGATCGGCGACATCGCCGTTGCCACCGCCGTCGCCGCCGAAGCCACCGGCCTCGATGCCACCGACCTGCGCGCCGCCGCCGAATCCTCCGCGGTGCGCGCCCGCGTCGAGCTCTCGACCGCCGAATTCTTCCGCCATCAACTCAATCAGCGGCCGTCGTTCATCGTGACCAACTCCATCGGTGACAAAGTCGTGCTGTCCGGCACATGGCGTGCCGCGCCGATCGTCGCCGCGATCGATTCCCTGCTGGAGGATGCGGCCCGCTACACCAGCCACGCGGCTCATTTTGGGTCTGCTCCCGGCTCCTGA